Proteins from a single region of Candidatus Poribacteria bacterium:
- the dtd gene encoding D-aminoacyl-tRNA deacylase — translation MRAVVQRVKSASVKVEGKLVSEIGAGVLIFLGVAHEDTATEIVYIANKVANLRIFEDEDGKMNRSLLDTGGAALVVSQFTLYGDCRKGRRPSFIKAARPELANALYEQFIIALEQQNIPTQGGTFQAMMDVELINDGPVTILLDSDKQF, via the coding sequence ATGAGAGCAGTCGTTCAACGCGTTAAATCCGCCAGTGTTAAAGTAGAAGGCAAACTCGTCTCTGAAATCGGAGCGGGTGTCCTCATCTTTCTCGGCGTTGCCCATGAAGATACCGCAACGGAAATAGTATATATTGCCAACAAAGTCGCCAATCTCCGCATTTTCGAGGACGAAGACGGCAAGATGAACCGCTCCCTTCTCGACACAGGTGGTGCTGCGCTTGTGGTTTCGCAATTCACGCTCTACGGCGACTGTCGCAAAGGACGGAGACCGAGTTTCATCAAAGCCGCCCGACCCGAATTGGCGAATGCCCTTTATGAGCAGTTCATCATCGCTCTTGAACAACAGAATATACCAACGCAAGGCGGCACTTTTCAGGCGATGATGGACGTGGAACTCATTAATGACGGTCCTGTCACGATTCTATTGGATAGCGATAAACAGTTTTAA
- a CDS encoding sugar phosphate isomerase/epimerase — protein MHVGLMVGTIRRETLSETLDAIAAHDVHHLQYHVPAGLSLAEVRKALDDRQITISALGGTYNMIDPDVEKRHAGLRMLRSVAEQCAPMGTSVITICTGSRDPDSMWRAHPDNNSASAWRDLVKSMRQALEVAEEYDVTLAFEPEVANVIDSAQKARRLLDEMQSPYLKVCMDGANIFHEGELPKMREILDEAFELLGDDIALAHAKDLDRDGQAGHLAAGTGLLDYDQYLGLLKESGYDGAVVLHGLSEEQVPFCTGFLREKIAAL, from the coding sequence ATGCACGTTGGACTTATGGTGGGGACGATTCGACGGGAGACGCTCAGTGAAACACTGGATGCCATTGCGGCACACGATGTCCATCATTTACAATATCATGTGCCTGCGGGACTGTCGCTTGCGGAGGTCCGCAAGGCACTGGATGACCGACAGATCACAATCTCAGCACTTGGAGGGACTTACAATATGATTGATCCCGATGTTGAGAAGCGGCACGCCGGATTGCGAATGTTGCGTTCTGTCGCTGAGCAGTGCGCCCCGATGGGGACATCGGTAATCACGATCTGCACCGGCTCACGGGATCCGGACAGCATGTGGCGCGCACATCCCGATAATAACTCGGCATCGGCATGGCGGGATCTCGTTAAGTCGATGCGGCAGGCGTTAGAGGTCGCCGAGGAATACGACGTGACACTCGCCTTTGAGCCTGAAGTCGCAAACGTGATTGATTCAGCGCAGAAAGCGCGTCGTTTGCTTGATGAGATGCAGTCGCCGTATCTAAAAGTGTGTATGGATGGCGCGAACATCTTCCACGAAGGCGAACTCCCGAAGATGCGCGAAATCCTTGACGAGGCGTTTGAACTGCTTGGCGACGATATTGCACTTGCCCACGCGAAGGACTTAGACCGCGACGGTCAAGCCGGACACCTCGCCGCTGGAACAGGGCTGCTGGACTACGACCAATACCTCGGCTTGCTGAAGGAGAGCGGCTATGACGGGGCTGTGGTGCTGCACGGACTCTCGGAAGAACAGGTGCCATTTTGTACAGGTTTCTTACGTGAAAAAATCGCTGCCCTATGA
- a CDS encoding PD-(D/E)XK nuclease family transposase: MAQVVPLRYDTAFKKAFSQPEIFCQFAEDVLGINFHTDEVHRGYKFLEPIGQVDIEYDLFAEDPESRIVVEIQHVKERHFYDRFLYYHLINLVEQVKNSKAYQFDRTVYTIVVLTSPYSESEIDFSVAITDFNPINEFNRKVDVYPHQLVFVVPRMVNDKTPSGIKAWLELVLDSLDGEIDENSYNSPIFGKVIDAVKRDNISPAERRILKDEESWEDTLIDVKEKEKETIARALISEGISTEVIARATGIPETEIEKLRQS; this comes from the coding sequence ATGGCGCAAGTTGTTCCCTTACGATACGATACTGCTTTCAAAAAAGCGTTCAGTCAACCAGAAATCTTCTGTCAATTTGCTGAAGATGTCTTAGGTATCAATTTCCACACCGATGAGGTGCACCGTGGTTACAAATTTCTTGAACCCATCGGGCAAGTTGATATTGAATACGATTTGTTTGCTGAGGATCCGGAATCTCGTATTGTGGTTGAGATACAACACGTCAAAGAACGACACTTCTACGATCGTTTCTTATATTACCACCTCATCAACCTCGTCGAACAGGTGAAAAATAGCAAAGCATATCAGTTCGATCGAACAGTTTACACAATTGTTGTCCTAACAAGTCCATATAGCGAGAGCGAGATTGACTTCAGTGTTGCCATCACAGATTTCAACCCAATCAACGAATTTAACCGCAAAGTCGATGTCTATCCGCATCAACTTGTGTTTGTGGTACCGCGTATGGTTAATGACAAAACGCCATCTGGCATCAAAGCGTGGTTGGAACTCGTGTTGGATTCTCTGGATGGTGAGATAGACGAAAACTCCTACAACTCCCCAATTTTTGGGAAGGTGATTGATGCGGTTAAACGTGACAATATTTCTCCTGCGGAGCGTCGGATACTCAAAGATGAAGAGTCTTGGGAAGATACGCTAATAGATGTGAAAGAAAAGGAAAAGGAAACCATCGCACGCGCACTGATTAGCGAAGGCATAAGCACTGAAGTCATTGCAAGAGCAACGGGCATCCCAGAAACAGAAATCGAAAAACTGAGGCAATCATGA
- a CDS encoding sugar phosphate isomerase/epimerase — protein sequence MSRIPIGLELFSVRNELAEDVRGTIKAVAEMGYEGVEFAGPPQHSAEELKGYLDEFGLVCCGWHTPFNLVQEDTLDATIEFNKVLENPYIIVPGIPGELRQSRADWLKLADIFNGIADKLAAHGMVTGYHNHHVEFTPLDGEIPWDTFFGNTNEGVVMQLDMGNALSGGADLVGILERYPGRSGTVHLKPYNESLGEADRHAGFRPIIGEDSVPWDEIFRVCETTGGTKWYIVEYESDAFPPLEAVERCLKALKAMGK from the coding sequence ATGTCAAGAATACCAATTGGTTTAGAGTTGTTTTCTGTCCGAAATGAGTTGGCTGAAGATGTCCGCGGCACGATAAAAGCGGTCGCTGAAATGGGATATGAAGGCGTTGAATTCGCGGGTCCACCGCAACATTCGGCGGAAGAGTTGAAAGGCTATCTTGATGAGTTCGGTTTGGTCTGTTGCGGTTGGCACACGCCGTTCAACCTCGTCCAAGAAGACACCCTCGACGCAACGATTGAATTCAACAAGGTCTTGGAAAACCCTTATATCATCGTTCCCGGTATCCCAGGCGAACTCCGTCAATCGCGGGCGGACTGGCTGAAGTTAGCGGATATTTTCAACGGCATTGCCGATAAACTCGCCGCACACGGTATGGTGACGGGGTATCACAACCACCACGTCGAATTTACACCCCTTGATGGCGAAATACCGTGGGACACCTTTTTCGGTAATACCAACGAAGGCGTTGTGATGCAGCTGGATATGGGCAACGCGCTCTCTGGGGGTGCTGATCTCGTAGGTATTCTGGAGAGATACCCGGGTCGCTCTGGCACCGTCCATCTCAAACCTTACAACGAATCGCTCGGTGAGGCGGATAGACACGCCGGTTTCCGTCCCATCATTGGGGAGGATAGTGTGCCGTGGGATGAGATCTTCCGGGTCTGTGAAACCACGGGTGGCACGAAATGGTATATCGTTGAATACGAGAGCGATGCGTTTCCGCCGCTTGAGGCTGTCGAACGCTGCCTGAAAGCACTCAAGGCGATGGGGAAATAG
- a CDS encoding mannonate dehydratase — MARKMRLGLGQFSQLSEERLRFIKQLGVEDVLLNTPQLPGTERWEFMDILQLRTEVENAGLRLAALENVPVSFYNEAMLGLPCRDEQIENMATTIRNIGKAGVEIFGYHWMPNQVWRTSRTTPGRGGAAVTSFDMEQVKDAPLTHGRVFTEAEIWENYEYYMNAILPVAEEAGVKLALHPDDPPVESLAGVPRLFRNFEGFKRAMEIADSPIHGLDFCVGSWSEMGPGVTDAIRYFGERDKIFYVHFRDVQGHVPKFAESFVNEGNCDMFEVMRTLKEVGFTGFMITDHVPHVVDDTDWGHRGRAYAIGYMTAFLEILMAT, encoded by the coding sequence ATGGCTCGTAAAATGCGCCTCGGTTTAGGTCAATTCAGCCAACTCAGCGAAGAACGCTTACGGTTCATCAAACAACTCGGTGTCGAAGACGTCCTGCTCAACACGCCACAACTTCCCGGCACAGAACGCTGGGAGTTCATGGACATCCTTCAACTCCGCACAGAAGTAGAAAACGCTGGACTCCGATTGGCAGCCCTTGAGAACGTCCCTGTCTCCTTCTATAACGAAGCCATGCTCGGACTGCCGTGCCGCGACGAACAAATTGAAAATATGGCGACGACAATCCGCAATATCGGTAAAGCAGGTGTAGAAATCTTCGGGTATCATTGGATGCCCAATCAAGTCTGGCGCACCTCTCGAACCACTCCCGGCAGGGGTGGTGCTGCGGTTACTAGTTTCGATATGGAACAGGTAAAAGACGCACCGCTAACGCACGGACGTGTTTTCACTGAAGCGGAAATATGGGAAAACTACGAGTATTACATGAACGCAATTCTACCGGTCGCGGAGGAGGCAGGCGTTAAACTCGCACTTCATCCAGACGATCCACCTGTCGAATCGCTTGCAGGTGTGCCGCGTCTGTTTCGTAATTTTGAAGGTTTCAAACGTGCGATGGAAATCGCTGACAGCCCGATACACGGACTCGACTTCTGCGTCGGTTCTTGGTCTGAGATGGGACCTGGTGTCACGGATGCGATCCGTTATTTCGGGGAGCGTGACAAGATTTTCTACGTCCATTTCCGAGATGTCCAAGGACATGTCCCAAAGTTCGCTGAATCCTTTGTAAATGAAGGCAACTGTGATATGTTCGAGGTGATGCGGACGCTCAAAGAGGTCGGCTTTACGGGTTTCATGATTACCGACCATGTTCCGCACGTTGTTGACGATACAGATTGGGGGCACCGGGGTCGGGCGTATGCTATCGGGTATATGACGGCATTTCTTGAAATTTTAATGGCGACATAG
- a CDS encoding thiamine pyrophosphate-binding protein — protein sequence MQNRPPTIGEYLLRKLESYGIEHIFGIPGDYVLRFYNLIEQSPIQHVGMTREDAAGYAADAYARTKGMGAVCVTYCVGGLSTVNAVAGAYAEKSPVVVISGAPGIKERGNDALLHHKVRDFHTQQRIYDEITVATALLDEPFTAFNEIDRVLDAVYRYKRPGYIEIPRDMVDVRGTLYQGPSTGKHISDPDVLDAAVDEACDFINKSKKPVILAGVELHRFGYQDKLMRLAEEKRIPVVATLLGKSVIPESHPLYLGIYEGAMGKQEVRAFVEDSDCVIILGAFMTDVNLGIYTANLDRARSIYATSEKLTVRYHTYEDVMFDDFIDGINSAKLRKRRKLNLNRAFRDTEPFAVDPKAPLTVSRLFQHLNEFISDELTVIADVGDSLFGAVELKIHQHTNFISPAYYTSMGFAVPASVGAQLSMPDTRCLVIVGDGAFQMTGTELSTTVRHGFNPIILVLNNHGYGTERHLLEGPFNDIGCWNYSGMPTLFGTGRGFHVRTEGEFDEAIKAALAETRHFTLIEAELEKLDTSPALARLAERMAGEI from the coding sequence ATGCAGAACAGACCTCCGACAATCGGCGAATACTTACTCAGGAAACTGGAAAGTTATGGCATTGAACACATCTTCGGCATCCCTGGCGATTATGTACTGCGGTTCTACAACCTCATTGAGCAGAGTCCAATCCAGCATGTCGGCATGACCCGTGAGGACGCAGCCGGTTATGCAGCGGATGCCTACGCACGTACAAAAGGGATGGGTGCTGTCTGCGTTACCTATTGCGTCGGCGGGTTGTCAACGGTGAACGCTGTCGCGGGTGCCTATGCCGAAAAATCACCCGTTGTTGTTATCAGCGGCGCGCCGGGTATCAAAGAACGTGGAAACGATGCCCTCCTTCATCACAAAGTTAGGGATTTCCATACACAGCAACGCATCTATGACGAGATAACCGTTGCGACCGCCCTACTCGACGAACCCTTTACCGCTTTCAACGAAATCGATCGTGTACTTGATGCCGTGTATCGCTATAAACGTCCGGGATACATTGAAATCCCGCGCGATATGGTAGATGTCCGCGGCACACTCTATCAAGGTCCTTCGACTGGCAAACATATTAGCGACCCAGATGTGTTGGACGCTGCCGTTGACGAGGCATGCGATTTTATCAATAAGAGCAAAAAACCGGTAATCCTTGCAGGCGTAGAACTCCACAGATTCGGCTATCAAGACAAATTGATGCGGTTGGCGGAAGAAAAACGGATTCCCGTCGTGGCGACGCTCCTCGGGAAATCCGTGATCCCCGAATCGCATCCGCTCTACTTGGGGATTTATGAAGGCGCGATGGGCAAGCAGGAAGTGAGAGCGTTTGTCGAAGATTCGGATTGCGTGATTATCCTCGGTGCTTTCATGACCGACGTGAACCTCGGAATCTATACCGCAAATCTTGACCGCGCCCGTTCTATCTATGCTACGTCCGAAAAACTTACTGTCCGCTACCACACCTACGAAGATGTGATGTTCGACGATTTCATCGACGGTATTAATTCCGCCAAACTCCGAAAACGAAGGAAACTCAACTTAAACCGGGCATTTCGAGACACAGAACCGTTTGCGGTTGACCCTAAAGCACCGCTGACAGTCAGTCGTCTCTTCCAACATCTCAACGAATTTATTAGCGATGAACTCACAGTGATCGCCGATGTCGGTGACAGTCTCTTTGGAGCCGTAGAACTGAAAATACATCAACACACCAACTTTATCAGTCCGGCTTACTATACTTCAATGGGTTTTGCAGTGCCAGCATCCGTTGGCGCGCAATTGAGTATGCCAGATACGCGGTGTCTTGTTATCGTTGGAGACGGTGCTTTCCAGATGACAGGTACCGAACTCTCAACGACCGTACGCCACGGATTTAACCCGATTATCCTTGTTTTAAACAACCACGGATATGGCACGGAGCGACACCTGCTTGAAGGCCCTTTTAATGATATTGGGTGCTGGAATTACAGCGGTATGCCAACACTCTTCGGAACAGGACGCGGGTTCCACGTCCGAACCGAGGGCGAATTTGACGAAGCCATTAAAGCCGCACTTGCTGAGACGCGACACTTTACGTTGATTGAGGCAGAACTTGAAAAGTTGGATACCTCACCCGCACTTGCTCGGCTGGCAGAGCGGATGGCTGGCGAAATCTAA
- a CDS encoding TIM barrel protein gives MRTYRASTLPFSQFSLTEFVGELHQAGVSAIELAQVHYSDVAAETIATLRDETGLHFTSMLSTVGVDAPDGLAALISILDTAQRLSISTVSIASGGNETATAREIEIIIDHLKTVTAEAAARNLNLILYAHEGSLAYNLERTQHILNAIPSDNLGFYYSPYHFHRAGDDPVVALRALSERLSSVYFNCGVDSKTGSEPFWAPEMDFRAICQEIERVGYAGEIMLIYLGLQAETPQPIIEGVANARAKLETYF, from the coding sequence ATGAGAACCTATCGGGCAAGCACGCTTCCCTTCTCCCAGTTCTCTTTGACGGAGTTCGTGGGTGAACTACACCAAGCGGGAGTATCTGCTATTGAACTCGCCCAAGTCCATTATTCAGATGTGGCAGCCGAAACTATTGCAACACTCCGAGACGAAACGGGCCTCCATTTCACATCTATGCTGAGCACGGTGGGGGTGGACGCGCCAGATGGGCTTGCAGCGTTAATCTCGATTCTCGACACTGCCCAAAGGCTTTCTATTTCAACAGTCAGTATCGCGAGTGGTGGCAATGAAACCGCCACCGCTCGTGAGATTGAAATAATCATTGATCATCTCAAGACAGTCACTGCTGAAGCAGCGGCGCGCAATCTGAACCTTATCCTCTACGCCCATGAGGGAAGTCTCGCCTACAACCTTGAACGCACGCAACACATCCTCAACGCGATTCCCTCTGACAATTTAGGCTTCTACTACAGCCCGTACCACTTTCATCGCGCTGGAGACGATCCTGTTGTCGCCTTGCGCGCCTTGTCAGAACGGTTGTCCAGTGTCTATTTCAACTGTGGTGTGGATTCAAAGACAGGCAGCGAGCCGTTTTGGGCACCCGAGATGGATTTTCGCGCCATCTGTCAGGAGATAGAACGCGTCGGCTACGCTGGGGAAATCATGCTCATCTATCTGGGATTGCAAGCGGAGACACCGCAACCGATTATTGAAGGTGTCGCAAACGCACGCGCGAAATTAGAAACTTATTTCTAA